In Zingiber officinale cultivar Zhangliang chromosome 3B, Zo_v1.1, whole genome shotgun sequence, a single window of DNA contains:
- the LOC122056506 gene encoding dof zinc finger protein 2-like, producing the protein MDSSQWPRSMGFQVKPMETLFAASYSSSTATVSGSTAQVTEREKARQRARPRPSKEQALNCPRCNSTDTKFCYYNNYSLAQPRYFCKTCRRYWTQGGSLRNVPVGGGSRKNKRPISLSAAATTAEIHQIELASKAPKLFHDLPDEFNSIVLGPLIMPAMPFPDYTSNEFFGLPLDGSADSSQLLFPFEQTKHAATSFNVEAEKLEQNKEGLHYALPPGF; encoded by the exons ATGGATAGCAGCCAGTGGCCTAGG AGCATGGGGTTTCAGGTGAAGCCCATGGAGACTCTGTTTGCAGCCTCCTACTCCTCCTCCACCGCCACCGTCAGCGGCAGCACAGCGCAGGTGACGGAGAGGGAGAAGGCGAGGCAGAGGGCAAGGCCAAGGCCAAGCAAGGAGCAGGCCCTGAACTGCCCCAGGTGCAACTCCACCGACACTAAGTTCTGCTACTACAACAACTACAGCCTCGCCCAGCCCAGGTACTTCTGCAAGACCTGCAGGAGGTACTGGACGCAGGGTGGCTCCCTCAGGAACGTCCCTGTGGGCGGCGGATCAAGAAAGAACAAGAGGCCCATCTCTCTCTCCGCCGCCGCCACCACTGCAGAGATCCACCAGATAGAACTTGCCTCCAAAGCCCCAAAGCTGTTCCATGACCTCCCTGATGAGTTCAATAGCATTGTCCTTGGGCCATTAATCATGCCCGCCATGCCATTTCCTGATTACACCAGCAATGAATTTTTTGGACTTCCACTCGATGGAAGCGCCGACAGTAGCCAGCTTCTGTTTCCTTTTGAGCAGACGAAACATGCAGCGACTTCATTCAACGTTGAGGCAGAGAAGTTGGAGCAGAACAAGGAAGGACTTCACTATGCTCTTCCGCCTGGATTTTAG